One window of the Anoplolepis gracilipes chromosome 9, ASM4749672v1, whole genome shotgun sequence genome contains the following:
- the LOC140669534 gene encoding LOW QUALITY PROTEIN: uncharacterized protein (The sequence of the model RefSeq protein was modified relative to this genomic sequence to represent the inferred CDS: inserted 1 base in 1 codon; substituted 1 base at 1 genomic stop codon), with translation MCYMGNATTVAGTVTMGIGYAQLEELCAAMNVPCMSEPSYIKYRENLVGDFKKTALDNMKMAGEVEKELALERNDTINGISYIPVVTDGSWMKRSYGNAYNSLSGVGAIIGYHTKKILFVGIRNKFCAICDMAERKGVKPRAHKCYKNFDRNTSSTKMESDAITEGFKCSLEMYGLIYKTVIVDGDSSVYQTILDNRPYREQMVTVKKIECTNHLLCNLCKKLKVVAERTQSKMLRQRGFVQLRNVVKNNILNIRKEIEKTAELQRKEERTPQYYKPMELQKDILNILSHVFDEHKRCEARGRICKKNGDETKKNYVPSLKLFGLYQKIESAITYINGYFDNLLLHFTNNPAELFNSIIYKEIGGKRINFSKRGSYGAKVAGAVVQYNTQQVLTQLRENMRKVVSPVVKNLERRQIKVAKTRVFXKEQGRQKIFKGEPGTDHHYGPQSQKPDLPSDIFEQRRQNHLEKLFENAKNWQQIEFETRNQSESELWLSLRREMLTASNFGXRMRPTTSCASTVKAILFPSFSDNAAIKYQRRGNEKITRKELAIKLNKEVKPCGLFIDTENPFLGAFPDELIDESGLVEIKCPLLAENLTVEKAIETLSFLKVIFDKKDPHKMNRNHQYYYQIQGQLNITRREYCIFTIWTPESMKILRIDVDNIFWRHQMLPFLTRFYNECMLPEILDSRHNRHMPIRNPRYIIEAKEETAQKIFCRTSRRNIIENENGPEKNKRLKPNVLPLEATITDIAAITLSEEQDDDCVVVNYLKNKELTADDMAKQKEFLDKAIAPFNLVKDNVLPIYSKINDESLDRFLCVIRHKSCFETQSVLYLEYPHLFEASCSDKSLQIIGGNCSDHWRCIFFDGTKLRVYDSLPGCTYNKLVPKEKNYIHHRYLQISASNIIFEKVQTQPDGTCCGIYAAAFATTIALGGNPCNEKYFNRVEYIRQHFLNIIIENKLSLFPKW, from the exons atgtgctacatGGGTAATGCGACTACTGTAGCAGGAACTGTTACAATGGGAATTGGTTATGCCCAGCTCGAAGAGCTATGTGCAGCCATGAATGTTCCTTGCATGTCCGAACCATCTTATATCAAATACAGAGAGAATTTAGTCggtgattttaaaaaaacagccTTGGATAACATGAAAATGGCTGGCGAAGTTGAAAAAGAACTCGCTCTTGAGAGAAACGATACTATAAACGGTATTTCGTATATACCTGTTGTAACAGATGGTAGTTGGATGAAGAGATCGTATGGTAACGCTTATAACTCTCTTTCTGGTGTTGGAGCTATAATTGGTTACCATACGAAAAAGATTCTCTTTGTTGGTATTCGCAATAAATTTTGCGCAATATGTGATATGGCAGAACGAAAAGGTGTCAAACCTAGAGCTCACAAATGctacaaaaattttgatcGCAACACAAGCTCCACAAAGATGGAGAGCGATGCAATCACTGAAGGTTTTAAATGTAGCCTCGAAATGTAtggtttaatttataaaaccgTTATTGTCGATGGTGACAGTAGCGTATATCAGACCATTCTTGACAACAGACCATATCGTGAGCAAATGGTGacggtaaaaaaaatagaatgcaCCAATCATTTGCTTTGCAATTTGTGCAAAAAGCTGAAAGTTGTGGCAGAGAGGACTCAGTCAAAAATGCTAAGACAACGTGGCTTTGTACAATTACGAAATGTAgtgaaaaataacattttaaatattcgaaaagagatagaaaagaCAGCCGAGCTACAAAGAAAAGAGGAACGAACACCTCAATATTATAAGCCTATGGAAttgcaaaaagatatattgaacATTCTTAGCCATGTTTTTGACGAACATAAGCGATGCGAAGCACGCGGTcgtatatgtaaaaagaatggagatgaaacaaaaaaaaattatgtgccATCTCTGAAATTATTCGGTctatatcaaaaaatagaaagtgctatcacatatataaatggtTATTTCGACAACTTGTTGCTGCATTTCACCAATAATCCTGCAGAATTATTCAATTCGATAATCTACAAAGAAATTGGTGGAAAGCGCATTAATTTCAGCAAACGAGGATCTTATGGTGCTAAAGTTGCGGGAGCagttgtacaatataatacacaaCAAGTTCTTACACAATTGCGTGAAAACATGCGTAAGGTTGTTTCACCTGTTGTCAAGAATCTTGAAAGACGacaaataaaagttgcaaaaacTAGAGTATTTTGAAAGGAACAAGGAAggcaaaaaatattcaaaggaGAGCCAGGAACAGATCATCATTATGGTCCGCAATCGCAAAAACCGGATCTTCCATCTGATATATTCGAACAACGTCGGCAAAaccatttagaaaaattattcgaaaatgCGAAAAACTGGCAACAAATCGAATTCGAAACAAGAAACCAAAGTGAATCAGAATTATGGTTATCACTAAGACGAGAAATGTTGACGGCATCCAATTTTG ACCGTATGAGACCTACAACGTCTTGTGCATCAACGGTAAAAGCCATTTTATTTCCTTCATTCAGTGATAATGCagctataaaatatcaacGTCGTGGCAATGAGAAAATAACAAGGAAAGAACTGgccataaaattaaataaggaaGTGAAACCTTGCGGATTATTCATTGATACTGAAAATCCATTTTTAGGTGCTTTTCCTGACGAACTTATCGATGAAAGTGGTCTAGTGGAAATTAAATGTCCTCTGTTAGCTGAAAATTTAACAGTGGAAAAAGCCATTGAAACATtgtcttttttaaaagttatttttgataaaaaagatcCACATAAAATGAATCGAAATCaccaatattattatcaaattcaaGGGCAGTTGAATATAACACGACgagaatattgtatttttactatttgGACTCCAGAAAGCATGAAAATATTGCGTATTGATgtagacaatattttttggaGACATCAAATGCTGCCTTTCTTAACACGCTTCTATAATGAATGCATGCTTCCAGAAATCTTGGACAGTCGTCATAATAGGCATATGCCTATTAGAAATCcaagatatattatagaagCTAAAGAAGAAACagcacaaaaaatattttgtcgaaCAAGTAGGCGAAATAtaatcgaaaacgaaaatggCCCAGAAAAGAACAAAAGATTGAAACCTAACGTTTTGCCATTGGAAGCTACAATAACTGATATTGCTGCTATTACTCTAAGTGAAGAGCAAGATGACGATTGCGTCgttgttaattatttgaaaaataaagaactaACTGCAGACGATATGgcaaaacaaaaagaatttttagacAAAGCAATTGCTCCTTTTAATTTAGTAAAGGATAATGTATTACCtatatatagcaaaataaaCGACGAATCATTGGATCGGTTTTTATGTGTCATAAGACATAAGTCTTGTTTTGAAACACAAAGTGTGTTATATTTGGAATATCCTCACTTATTTGAAGCAAGTTGTAGCGACAAAAGCTTACAAATTATTGGAGGAAACTGTAGTGATCACTggcgatgtatattttttgacggTACCAAGCTCCGAGTGTACGACAGTCTACCCGGTTGTACCTACAATAAATTGGTacctaaagaaaaaaattacattcatcATCGTTATCTACAAATAAGtgcaagtaatataatatttgaaaaggtTCAAACACAACCTGATGGCACATGTTGTGGAATTTATGCTGCAGCTTTTGCTACAACTATAGCTTTAGGAGGAAATCCTtgtaatgagaaatattttaatcgggTTGAATATATAAGGCAACATTTTCTaaacattataatagaaaataaactgTCGCTTTTTCCAAAATggtaa